The nucleotide sequence TTCTGCTGGATCAGCAGGGCTGCGTCATGGCGGATCAACATTTTGCGGATCTGCACCGTTTCACAGGCCACCACCACCCGACGGTGGGCAAAGGCTTCCAGCACCGTCATCGGAAAAGGTTCGTTCAGGGAAGGCAGCAGGTAAAAATCGGTCCAGGCCAAGTGCTCGGCCACCTGCTGCCGGTTGGCTGGACCACACACCTCGATCACCTTCTGCAATCCCAGAGCCTCTATTTTTTGCAAAGCTGCGGCCAGATCGCCCCCATCTGGTCCCACAATGCGTGCCCGCACCCGGTTGTCCTGCTTCCAGAGGCCCTCAATCAATTCAATGAAACGCAACACCCTTTTGCGGGGATGCAACCGGGCCAGAAACAGGAAATTGTACTCGGGCGTTTTTGGTGTGGAAGCTTGCGGACCCAGCTCAATGCCATTGGGCAATTCGTGCAGGTTCCCCCGGGTGTAATGCTGCAATTCTTTGCGTTCTTCCGCCTGCAGGTACAGCACTTTGCTGGCACGGCTCAGGATCGGAGCAATCACCAGACGGTCCAGCACCCGGGCAAACAAACCGGGTTTGCGCACCACCATGCCGTGGGTCTGGACCACAAAAGGTTTGCGGGCCAGCAGGCATTGCAGGGCCACCATCACCGGAACAAACTCCCGGGCAAAGTGGATGTGAACCACTTCACACTGCCGGACGGCGGAAAGGTTTTTCACCAGCAGTTCAAGGCTGACAATGCCCGTGAATTTGCGGGTGAGGGCCAAAGAACGGTAGTACTTCACCCCTTGCGCTTCCCGGGTGGTGTCCAGAGGGAGGTACTTGCGGTCTGCCACCTCCAGCACATTGGAGCACATCACCAGAGGCTCCAAGGGGGTGAGTTGCTGGAGGCTGTCGAGGTGCTGTCGGGCCACCGCCACCGGACCACCATAGTCGGTGGCAGGATAAAAAGAAGTGAGTGCCACGCCGATTTTCATCATTTCCTCCTCAGGGCCTTCGACCAGTGGAGCACCATCAGGTACACCGCATAGGTGAGTGGCAGGATGAAATACAGGTTTTTGATGTAAAAATCAAAGCCGTACCAGACCAGTCGGGGCAAACTGCACAGGGTGATGATGTAAATGGAAACGGTCAGGTACGTGGAAGACCGGAACAGCAGGTGGGTGAGTGCAAAAGCGGCCAGCACCACAGCGGCCACCAGAAACACCCCATACACCCCACCATTGAGCATGCCTTCACCAGAGATCAACAAACCGTTGTTGGTCTTGAGGGCCTGTGACACCAGCAATGAGCCCGGCGTGATGTCGTAAGGCAAGAAAAACGAGGGAATGGCATACAGCCAGGTGTTCAGCACGGTGTAGTGGTGTCCGGTGTTGTAAACGTACTGCACTGCGGCACATGCTGCATAAATCACGTCCTGCACGGTGCTGTAATTCAGAATGGAATTGAGCACATCCACAGAAAGGCTCGAAAGGTTGCTCCAGCCTTTTCCACGCACGGCACCAATCACAATGAACAGCACGCCGACCAGACCGGCAGAGGCCGCAAAAACCGTTCGCTGCACAGCGTTGAACTGTTGCAGACGGGCGTAATAGGCATACAGAATGAACAATCCCAGCAGTTCCACCCGGGCGTAATTGAGCAGGAACCACAAAGGAACAAACACAAGAGCCAGCTTCACCAGGGCAGGTTTGCGCCCAAAGATCAGGTAACAGTAAAACACCACCGCCAGCACATTCCAGGCATTGCCGGGCAGCAGGTTGGTCATGCCGGTGCCGTAGGCGTATCCGAGGTGCAGGTTGGGTTTGTAGATGAACGCAGAAAGCATGGCCAGCAGAGCAAAGACTTCAAGCACCAGAATGGGCATGCTCTGGCAGAACACAGCAAACCGCTCGATGGCACCCCGCTCAAACCGGGAAATCCGCGTGTTGAAGAACACCACCACCAGAGCCACCACAAAGTACAGGCGGTATGTGGACATCAGGATCAGCAGGCCATACCGGTCCACCATCCCGAAAAAGTTGTTGAAGTACGGGGCCACCTCCCCTTGCGGTGCATACAGGTGCAACGAAGACAGCGGCATGTAAAGCAGCACCATGCAAAACACCAGAGCGGTGATGCCATTGAAGATCAGGCTGTAGAGCAACACCAGGGTGGCACACCAGAACAAACCGGTTTTGATGGTCTCTGGCAACCACAATGGACCGTAAGCGAAAGACCAGCCCAGACCCAGCAGGGCGGCTGCCAGCGTGATGAAAAACAACAGGGTGCGAAACCGCAAACCGATGCTCACCCATTTGGAGGGCGGATTGTTTTCCCACACAGCAGGTGTATCCATCATGTCTTGCCCTCCTTTTTCAGTGCTTCGCAGGCCGCAACATGCAGTTTTTCAGCGTAATCCGATGTGGTGATCCGATGCCCCCAATTCGAAATGGCCTCAAAATCCATGCGATTTTGCTGGTACAGCATCTGGGCCTTGTGCAGGGCATCTGCCAGTTGTTCCACATCCCGAGGAGGGTAAGCATGACCCACAGGCAATGGGGCCTGCTCAATCAGATCGAAGGTGGCCCCGGCGGTACTGGCAGCCACCACATAACAGCCATAAGCCAGCGCTTCGTTGACCACCAGACCCCACACCTCACCCCATGACGGCATGATCAGCACATGGCTCTGCTGGTAGTGCTGGGCCGTTTCGGTTTCATTGCGGGTTGCGCCAGCATAGGTGATGTCCAGCTCTGGATGGTCTGCGATGAAATCCTTGACCAGTCCTTCCAGAGGACCGTAACCCACAATGGTCAGCGAAAAAGCCCCGGCCCAGGATCGGCCATGACGCTCAATCCCTTGCAGCATTTCACGGATGCCTTTGGCCTCGGTGAGCCGTCCCACATACAGCAAACGCAGCTTTCCGGAAGGCTTGGGCACAAAGGCCATGTGCTGGGTGTCCACCGAATTGGTTGCCACCGTGATGGAAGAAGCCGGAATCCCGAGGCTTTGCAGATAACGTGCAGAAAGGGTCCCATAGGTGATGAAGTGGCTGGCCCTGCCAAAAATCCAGCGTTTGAAGCGGTCCCCCCATCCCCCAGAGCGGCTGCTGTACTGGTGGCTGCCCCACCAGATCACCACCGGAATGCCCAGCCACTGGCAAGCCAGCAGGGCTTTCAGGTAGGAAAAGTTCTCGTAGCCGGAAATGATCACCACATCCGGACGCTGCCAGAAAATGTGCCGGAACACCCTCAGGTTGTAGTACATGATGGCATCGAAGCGGGGAAGGTCAAACGACCAGCCCTTCAGCACCTGAAATTTGAGGCCCTCCACCTGCACCATGTCCCAGATCCGGTTCTTTTCCCGCTGGGACAGCACGATGATGTCCAGAGCCACCTGGTTGGCAAGGTGTTTCCACACCGGGTAACGGTAAGGGGTCACCTGATTGGTCAGCAAGCACACCTTGAGGCGTCTCATGGACCCATCTCTGGCCTGCTCTGGGTTGGGGGTGGATTCTTTGGTGTGCCTGGCTTTCACATCAGAAAGAAAAGTTCGCTCTGCCATTCATTTCACCTTCCCGAGAAACAGGGAGTACCGCAAAAGGAGCATGGCGTTGATGCACAAACTGCTCACCATGGCCACAGCTGCGCCCAGCATCGAAAACTTCCAGACCAGAAACACCCCCACCGTCAGGTCAAACAAGGCAGAAAAAGTTCCGGTGTGCGAAGTGACCTCTCCCCGGCCTTCCAGCTTGAACAGGGCACCTGCCACGGTGATGATGCAGGTGAAAATGGGCAACAGGGACACGATGGAAAACACCACGCGGTTGGTCAGGGACTGGATGTCAAACAGGTCAAGGATCCACACCGAGCAGAGGTTCACGGCGACCACAGCACCAAGCACCCCCAGCAACCATCGCGAAATCATTTTGCGGGCAGCCACAGGTCGGTCTGTTGCAGCACTGAGCCGCTGAATGCCCACCACGTTGTAAGAGGTGATGATGTGGATCAACGGTTGCTGAAAAATCAGGATCACCCGGAGGTTCTCAATGTCCGTGAGGGTGTCCCCAAAGAAAGCCAGAAAGTAATAGTAGATGTTGGTGGGAATCCAGGAAAGCAAACTTCCCCAGTACACTTTTTTGAAGTATTGCAGGTTTTCCCGGTACTCCACAGGGGCATGCATCAGGGAGGCCGCATCAATGGACCACAACCGCACAATCCTCCAGCAACTGAAAAAATACACCCCCGCAGAAAGAACCAGCAGGTGTTCAATGCTGATGGCATTCCAGAAGACCAGAGCGGCCCCAACCGCCACAAAACCCACAATGGACAGCATCAGGGTTTGCGTCAGAAACCTCTGGACCTGCGGCAGCATGAGGGTGAGGCGCGACCAGAAACAAAAGCTCAGGTAAAAAAACGAACTGACCGCATCCAGCGCAAGCACCCCCAGAGGGATGTCTGGAAACAGGGTCTGGAAGCACAGCACCTTCAAAATGCACAGCACACCGAGCAAAAGGGCGAGGGTGCGGTACTGCCGGGTCACCTCCTGGACACGCTGCACAGGGGACATGCTGGACACCCGAATGATGGAATGCTCCAGACTGAAGGCGTTGGCAATCCCGAAAACCAGCCATGCAAAGGATGTGAGCAGGGCGAGATGACCGGCTTCACCCGGATGTCCGAATTTTTTCAACAGCAGAATGCTGAGGAAGTTGGGCAGCACAATGGCCACCTGATTCAACAGGGGATTGAGGCGGTGCACTTTGCTGTGCAGGTTCCTGAAAGGGTTCGTCCGTGAAATTTTTCCTTCAGGAGGGGCTCCCCGGCCTGTTCGCATGTCATGTGAGGGTTGAAGGGCTGGATCTGGCTGCATGTCTGGAACCTCACATCAATGGAATGGTGACCTGACTGGCATCTGCCACAATGAAACGTGCCGCATGGGGCCTTTCACGGATGCTGTTCAGTTGTGCTTTGAGCCCAATGATGCTGTGTGAGATCCGGCAATCGATGCTGTCGATGGTGGCCTCATCGTTGACCACACTGAATTCGATTTCAGAGTGCTGGATGGACACCCCTTCTCCAATGGAGGTGTAGGGACCGATGTAGGCGTGGGAAATGCGGGTGTTTTTGCCGATCAGCACCGGGCCACGGATGATCGAATCGCTGATTTCAGCCCCCTCTTCCACCACCACCCGGCCTTCCAGCACACTGTTTTGCACCTTGCCGTGAATGGACCGGGCCTGGGTTTCCAGCACCAGACGGTTGGCGTCCAGCAGGTCTTCGGGACGTCCGGTGTCCTTCCACCAGCCTTCCACCCGTTGACCCACCACGTTGCCCCGGGCAGCCATCAAGCCCCGGATGGCGTCGGTGATTTCGTATTCACCCCGGGCACCCGGCTTCAGGGCATGCAGGTGCTCCATCATGCAGTTGCGGAAAAAGTACATTCCGGCCACCGCAAGGTTGCTCTCGGGGACCTCTGGTTTCTCCTGAAGGTCCTGAATCCTGCCCTCAGGATCAAGCCGGGCCACCCCGAAAGCAGACGGGTTGTCCACCTCTTTGAGGGCAATCCATGCATCTGCTCCAGAGTGCAAAAAAGCCTCCCGGTAAGCAGCAATGCCATGCTCAAAAAGGTTGTCTCCGAGGTACACACAGAAATCATCTTGACCCACAAAATCCGCAGCGGTCCGGACGGCATGCCCGAGCCCCAGTTGCTCGTGCTGCAATATGAAGGTGATGTCGGCTCCGGGCTGGTTCTTCAGGGCTTTTGTGATGTCGGGCAGGGTCTGGGCGGAAACCACGATGCCAATGTCCGTGATGCCTGCCTCCATCAGGTTGTCGATGGCGTACTGGATGATGGTTTTGTTGGCAACCTTCAAAACAGGTTTGGGTCTGGAATAGGTGAGGGGGCGAAGTCGGGTGCCGAGTCCAGCAGCGGGAATGATCGCTTTCATGGTGTTCCTCCCGAGGGGTGAGCTGTTCACCCCGAGTGCGAAATGGCCACTTGAATCCATCCAGAAATGAAACCCCTGACCTGCTGGCCTGAAGCCAGCAGGAAGAACAAACCTTTGAAATGCCTGTTCAGGCAAATCGCAGCAGCTCGGGATGTCCCTTGATTTGCTGAACCACTTTTTTGATGTCCTGGGTGCGGTCTTTGCGCACCACCAGGGTGACTTCACTGGTGCGAACCACCACCAGGTCTTCCAGTCCAATGGTCACAATCAGGTCGTCCCCACTGGTGGTGTACAGGATCGCTCCGCCGGTATCAAGGCCCACATGGCGACCCACCGCCACATTTGGAGAGTCGTTCCTGAGCAGGCGTTCCAGAGCATTCCAATCTCCCAAATCGTCCCAGCCAAAATCCGCCGGGATCACCATGATGGATCTGGAACGTTCCATCACCGCATAGTCGATGCTGATTTTTTGAAGGGTGGGAAAGACCTCGCGCAACCTGCCACGGACCTGCATGGCCTGCTCCATCTGGTGAAACAGCTCGGGTTGATGTCGGGCATACTCTTTCAGCAGGGTTTGCACCGAGCAAATGAACATTCCACTGTTCCAGGCGTAATTTCCCGTTTGCAGGAAAGCGGTTGCCGTGTCCACATCTGGCTTCTCGGCGAAGCGGCGCACCTCAAAAGCCCGGTGGTGCTCCAGAGCAAGGGTTTCGGCTCCTTTTTCAATGTACCCATAGCCAGTGGAAGGGTACCCCGGGGTGATGCCCACCGTGACAATCACCTGCTGGCGCAGCGCAAGTTCGATGGCATCCTGAATCAGGCGTTGAAATGCCGCTTCATCCTGAACCTTCTGGTCGGATGGAAAGATGCCCAGCACTGCATCGGGTTGGTGACGGGCAATGGTCAGGGCCGCAAAAAGCACCGCAGGGGCAGTGTCCCGGGCCACAGGTTCGACCAGCAGGTTTTCCACCGGAAGCTCTGGAAGTTGCTCCAGCACCAGCGTGCGGTGGTCGTTGCAGGTCACCACAAACAGGTTCTCTGGTGTGCCACAGGTGTGCTGCAAGCGCCGCACAGTGGCCTGCAACAGGCTTTCCTGTCCTCCGTCAAGGGTCAGAAACTGCTTGGGTTTGGCTTTTCTGGAGAGGGGCCAGAAACGCTCACCGCTGCCTCCGGCCAGGACCACTGGAACAAAAGGGTTCTCTTGCATGGATTCCTCCTCACGAGACTCGGGTTCATGACTGCATCAAAGCACGGGCACTTTGCAGAAGGTCTTGAACTTCGGTGCTTGTGGGGGCTTCACAATACACGCGCAGCACAGGTTCAGTTCCAGAGGATCGCACCATCAACCAGGCGTGGCCTTCGAGGTGCCATTTGGTGCCATCCCGGGACTCCACATGGAGCACAGAACGGCCCAGAAATGAAGGGTTTTGCAGCAACCTGGCCACTGCCTCAAGGGCAGCTTCCTGCGTGGGAAGGTGCAGGTCCAGGCGGTCGTAAGCGTGGTGGATGCCGGTGAAGGCTTCCAGTTCCGCAAAAAGGGCAGGGAGGCTTTTTCCAGAGTGAGCCACCGCTTCCAGCAAGAGCAAGGCATTCAGGATGCCGTCCCGCTCGGGAAGGTGGTCTGGCATGCCCAGACCTCCAGATTCTTCGCCGCCGATCAGCACATCCCCTTTGAGCATTTCTTCGGTGATGTACTTGAAGCCGATGGGGGTGGTGGTGACTTCCAGATCCAGTTTTTCGCACAGGACATCCAGCAAAGCCGAAACCGAAACGGTCTTGATGACCCGTCCGCGCGATCCGCGATCATGCAGGTGCTTGAGGAGCACGGCAAAGATCTGGTGGGAGTTGAAAAAATGTCCTCCGGCCACCACTGCACCAATGCGGTCTGCATCTCCGTCGGTCACTGCAGCAAAGGTGAGTCCTTTTTCCTGTTGCATGACCTCACACAGGGGTTGGAGGTTTTGTGGAATGGGCTCGGGACAAACACCATAAAACATGGGGTTCGGTTCAGGGTGCACCTCCTGAAAATCAATGTGATCCAGACCAGCATGCTGCAGGAAATCCCGGATCCATCCGCATCCTGCACCTCCCATGCTGTCATGAAAGAACCGCAAAGGGCGATGCTTGAGCAGACCCAGGTCCAGCACCTGCATCAGGTGGTCAAAATAGGCCCTCTGGATGTCGAAGGTGTGAATCGGGTGACGACCGGCATCAAACACAGCCGGAACAGTGCCCAGATGGTTCTCCACTTCTTGCACCATCTGTGGGGTGGCGCTTCCTCCATGGCTGCCTTTGAGTTTGAAGCCACAGTACTGGGGGGGGTTGTGGGACGCGGTGATCATCACGCCACCCACCGCTCCAAAGCGTTTCACCGCATAAGAGAGGGCAGGGGTGGGAAGGTACTGCCCGGACAGGTGCACCGTCAGGCCATTGGCCGACAGGACTTCTGCACAGGCCTGTGCAAAATTCCGGGCCATGAAACGGGTGTCGTAACCCACCACCACAGGTGCACCCTCTGGATGGTGTGCTCTGATGTGACTGGCATAGGCCTGAGAGGCCCGCCTCACATTTTCGAATGTGAAGTTTTCGGCGATGACATCTCTCCATCCATCTGTGCCAAACCTGACCATCTCCGTCAGTATAAGTGAAAGAATTTTATTTGTGTTGCAAAAATGTCACATCATCATTCCAAAAACACCGATCCAGAGCATTCCTAAGAGACAATTTTTTCTGATCAGATTTTTGTAAAATATTTTTTATTCTTTTCAGACAATAAATTTTTGCTTCGAAGTGAACCTGCCAACCCCGCAAAACACAAGCCTTGCAAGCCCAGAAAACAGTACTCTGAAAGGAACAGCTGCTCAAGCCTTGCAAGCAGCGTTTCTTCAGAAAACAGTTGAAACCCCTGTTCAAATGCATACAGGGGTTTCAAAGGTCCTGTTCGTCTTTGTGGTGGTCTGGCTCTGGTGGCGCAGTGCGCATCCAGTACGCAAAAACAACCACCATCACCAGCACCACTCCGGCCACAATCCACCACATTTTTTGCTCCTGTTGTTGGCAGTATGCCACATCTTTGGTTGAAGGTCATCTCAGAAGAAGCCTTCCCTGCCCGAACCCTGAACTTTCTGGCATGGGCCTCCGTGTGTTCACCTGTTGATTTCGATGAACTGGTCGGTGACGGTCTGGACCATCTGGTCTTGCTTGACCTGCAAGGAGCACAGGCCGCTCTGGAGGTGCTGCTTTCACATGGCACCTCATGGCACACGCAGGAAAGCCACTGCCACCCGACCTTCAGTTGGGATGGAAAACGCATCCTGTACGCTTCCGAACAGGGGGAAGGGTGCAACTGTACCTGACCGAACTGGACTGAAATCATGGACCACAAACCAGTGTGTCCTGAGATGATTTTGCCGAATCATGACCATTGAGCATGTCGCCGGTTCTCTGGCGGCATGTTGCCATCAGGGTAAGCCTAAAGTCGCTGTCAGGCCATGCCAACACCAAGAGCCATCAGCCGTCAGCGATCAGCCGTCAGCAATAAGGACAGTTTTCTGGCTGCCTGTTGAAGGGAAAGTCTGAGTGGCGTTCCGTTTGTGTCTTTTTGTTTTGCTGTTTGCAAAAGCCTTTTGGTGAGCTTTTTGCTGAAAGCTGATGGCTGATCGCTGAACGCTTTTTCAAGTGACATGCCAAAAGTCAGACTTTGCGCTGACCCTGATGTTGCCATCCTGTACCCACAATTGTTGACCAGAGCGCTTTTTTGCATCCGGTTCAAGTTTATTGTGACCCCATGACCTTGACGAACAAACAAATTTTACTGGCCTCCCGGCCCACAGGCGCACCCACCCCATCCAACTTTCAATTGACCGAAACCCCTGTCCCAGTGTTGCAAGACGGTCAGGTGCTGGTCAAAAACCATTACCTGAGCCTTGACCCATACATGCGGGGGCGCATGAGTGAGAGCAAGTCTTACGCCAAACCCCATCCGTTAAACGAAGTGATGCTGGGGGGCACCGTTGGCGAAGTGATGGAAAGCAAAAACCCTGATTTTCAGGTGGGAGATGTGGTGCAGGGCTTCTTTGGCTGGCAACAGTACGGGGTCAGCTCTGGAAAGGGCCTGCAAAAACTGGACGCTTCACGGATTCCCATGCAGGCTTACCTGGGGCCTGTGGGGATGCCCGGTGTGACCGCTTGGTATGGGGTGTACAAATTGCTCACCCCCAAAGCAGGCGAGACCGTGGTGATCAGCAGTGCAAGCGGAATGGTGGGCAGTCTGGCCGGACAATTGGCGAAAAAAGCCGGAGCCAGAGTGGTCGGCATCGCTGGTGGAAAAGAGAAGTGTGATTTCGTGGTTCAGGAACTGGGTTTTGATGCCTGCATTGACTACAAAGCCGGGAACCTGATTGAAGATCTGGCAGCAGTGACGCCAGACGGCATTGATGGGTACTTTGAAAATGTAGGCGGTGACATCCTGAATGCCGTGATGGACCGCATGAACCCCTTCGGACGGATTGCCGTGTGCGGAATGATCAGCGGTTACAATGGCGAGCAGGTGCCCCTCAAAAAACCCTCTCTGATCCTGACCATGCGCCTGAAAATTGAAGGGTTCATCATTGGAGAGCAACCCGAGATCTGGCCTCAGGCCCTGCAGGAACTCGGGGCGGGAGTGGCTTCCGGTGAACTGAAGCACCACGAGGTGGTCACTGAAGGCATCGAAAATGCACCTCAGGCGTTCATGGATTTGCTCTCTGGCAAGCACTTTGGCAAGCAACTGGTGAAGCTGCATCCTTGATCTGCAAAGCCAGTTTAAGTTCACATTGGACAGTGGACAGCAAGAAATCCTCTTACAGGACATCTCAGATCAGCCAACACCATTTGTGAAACTGCATAAAGAACAGCCCGGAACATTCCGGGCTGTTTTCTTTTGAACGTTTGAGTGACTCAGACTTTGAGTTCTGCGCCCAGAGCTTTGAGTTTGTAGCGGGCCAGAGCGAGATTGGCACGGTCTTTTTGCAGCACGAGGTACAAAAAGAGGGTCTGTCCGGGCACCAAGTAGATGATGTGATACTGGTTATCAAGGGTGATCAGGATGTCTTCGATGCTGCCTGAGATGCCAAGGGACTGCATGGTGCGCATTTTGGCTTTGACCACATCGGTGTTGCCTGCTGCGGCAAGTTCAAGGTTGACGCCACCTCCGGCGGAACCGAGCATCATTCCACTGTTGTATTCGACGAGGGCAGTGGCGGTTGCGCCGTCAATGGTGCTGAGGGCAGCGTTGAGGGTTTCGTTGATGGAACTCATGTTGTAGGCCTCTCTTTCTGGTGGTGCAGGGGATGTTTGGGGGGTTTCCAGAGGTGCTTGGACCTCGGTGGGAACAGGGGTGGTTTCGGGTTTGGGTGCGGGTTCCGGGCGTGCAGGTCTTTTGAAGAACATGGGATCCTGTGGGAGGTCCTGAACAGCAGAAGAAGGTGGATCTGGCAACCGCAATCTGCCACTCTGGAGGGGGAATTCCGGGAATTGGGCCTGTACGGCATTTTCAATGGCCATGCTGAGGGTGCGGGTGTCTGGGGTGGCAAGCACCATCAGGGCAGGATGTTGGTCTTTCAGTTCTTTCAGTTGAGGTTGATTTGAGAAAGCAAACACCAGCAAGCAACTCTGGGGTTGATGTTCAAGCACATGGTCAATGATGTGTTTGGCAAGCGGTTTGCTGGACCACTCAACAACCACAAGATGGGGCTTGATGTTTTTGATGTGCTCAATCACATCCATGCCGGGATGACATGTGTCAATCTGCCATTGATGTGCAACAGCAACCTGTTGAATCAATTTGACCTTCATGACTTCTGAGAGTCCAGAGCAAATCATGACTCTGGGTGGTGAACGGTATGGACTTTCGGGGGGCCTTAACTTCATGTTGTGAGGCATGAATCCTCTCCTTCGGTTAATGCGAAACACAAGTTAACCGTTTTGCAAAACAAAGTCAAGGATAACCGATTCGATTGTTAAAGAATTATTACCCTGCGACACAATCCCCCAGAAACAATCAAAACGAGCGATGACCCAAGAGATTTGTAAAAAATTCCAAATACACAAACCTTACAAATTGAAAGGGTTTTTGCAATTGTTAATGCAATTAAACATCAAAAAACAGATCACAAAAACATTACAATTATTCAACTTCACATCAGATCAAAGGCCAATTTGTTTGTTCATCCATAAAATGAAATTCCGGGTTTCGAAACCTTCAAACGACATCTTCGACTGT is from Deinococcus misasensis DSM 22328 and encodes:
- a CDS encoding glycosyltransferase family 4 protein — its product is MMKIGVALTSFYPATDYGGPVAVARQHLDSLQQLTPLEPLVMCSNVLEVADRKYLPLDTTREAQGVKYYRSLALTRKFTGIVSLELLVKNLSAVRQCEVVHIHFAREFVPVMVALQCLLARKPFVVQTHGMVVRKPGLFARVLDRLVIAPILSRASKVLYLQAEERKELQHYTRGNLHELPNGIELGPQASTPKTPEYNFLFLARLHPRKRVLRFIELIEGLWKQDNRVRARIVGPDGGDLAAALQKIEALGLQKVIEVCGPANRQQVAEHLAWTDFYLLPSLNEPFPMTVLEAFAHRRVVVACETVQIRKMLIRHDAALLIQQNNPEAVAQILDLMHNVKRRAELIENGHRLVQEELSSRKIGEKLLTVYRSVVHG
- a CDS encoding glycosyltransferase family 4 protein, giving the protein MAERTFLSDVKARHTKESTPNPEQARDGSMRRLKVCLLTNQVTPYRYPVWKHLANQVALDIIVLSQREKNRIWDMVQVEGLKFQVLKGWSFDLPRFDAIMYYNLRVFRHIFWQRPDVVIISGYENFSYLKALLACQWLGIPVVIWWGSHQYSSRSGGWGDRFKRWIFGRASHFITYGTLSARYLQSLGIPASSITVATNSVDTQHMAFVPKPSGKLRLLYVGRLTEAKGIREMLQGIERHGRSWAGAFSLTIVGYGPLEGLVKDFIADHPELDITYAGATRNETETAQHYQQSHVLIMPSWGEVWGLVVNEALAYGCYVVAASTAGATFDLIEQAPLPVGHAYPPRDVEQLADALHKAQMLYQQNRMDFEAISNWGHRITTSDYAEKLHVAACEALKKEGKT
- a CDS encoding glucose-1-phosphate thymidylyltransferase, which gives rise to MKAIIPAAGLGTRLRPLTYSRPKPVLKVANKTIIQYAIDNLMEAGITDIGIVVSAQTLPDITKALKNQPGADITFILQHEQLGLGHAVRTAADFVGQDDFCVYLGDNLFEHGIAAYREAFLHSGADAWIALKEVDNPSAFGVARLDPEGRIQDLQEKPEVPESNLAVAGMYFFRNCMMEHLHALKPGARGEYEITDAIRGLMAARGNVVGQRVEGWWKDTGRPEDLLDANRLVLETQARSIHGKVQNSVLEGRVVVEEGAEISDSIIRGPVLIGKNTRISHAYIGPYTSIGEGVSIQHSEIEFSVVNDEATIDSIDCRISHSIIGLKAQLNSIRERPHAARFIVADASQVTIPLM
- a CDS encoding mannose-1-phosphate guanylyltransferase, whose amino-acid sequence is MQENPFVPVVLAGGSGERFWPLSRKAKPKQFLTLDGGQESLLQATVRRLQHTCGTPENLFVVTCNDHRTLVLEQLPELPVENLLVEPVARDTAPAVLFAALTIARHQPDAVLGIFPSDQKVQDEAAFQRLIQDAIELALRQQVIVTVGITPGYPSTGYGYIEKGAETLALEHHRAFEVRRFAEKPDVDTATAFLQTGNYAWNSGMFICSVQTLLKEYARHQPELFHQMEQAMQVRGRLREVFPTLQKISIDYAVMERSRSIMVIPADFGWDDLGDWNALERLLRNDSPNVAVGRHVGLDTGGAILYTTSGDDLIVTIGLEDLVVVRTSEVTLVVRKDRTQDIKKVVQQIKGHPELLRFA
- a CDS encoding phosphoglucomutase/phosphomannomutase family protein; protein product: MVRFGTDGWRDVIAENFTFENVRRASQAYASHIRAHHPEGAPVVVGYDTRFMARNFAQACAEVLSANGLTVHLSGQYLPTPALSYAVKRFGAVGGVMITASHNPPQYCGFKLKGSHGGSATPQMVQEVENHLGTVPAVFDAGRHPIHTFDIQRAYFDHLMQVLDLGLLKHRPLRFFHDSMGGAGCGWIRDFLQHAGLDHIDFQEVHPEPNPMFYGVCPEPIPQNLQPLCEVMQQEKGLTFAAVTDGDADRIGAVVAGGHFFNSHQIFAVLLKHLHDRGSRGRVIKTVSVSALLDVLCEKLDLEVTTTPIGFKYITEEMLKGDVLIGGEESGGLGMPDHLPERDGILNALLLLEAVAHSGKSLPALFAELEAFTGIHHAYDRLDLHLPTQEAALEAVARLLQNPSFLGRSVLHVESRDGTKWHLEGHAWLMVRSSGTEPVLRVYCEAPTSTEVQDLLQSARALMQS
- a CDS encoding NADP-dependent oxidoreductase, with amino-acid sequence MTLTNKQILLASRPTGAPTPSNFQLTETPVPVLQDGQVLVKNHYLSLDPYMRGRMSESKSYAKPHPLNEVMLGGTVGEVMESKNPDFQVGDVVQGFFGWQQYGVSSGKGLQKLDASRIPMQAYLGPVGMPGVTAWYGVYKLLTPKAGETVVISSASGMVGSLAGQLAKKAGARVVGIAGGKEKCDFVVQELGFDACIDYKAGNLIEDLAAVTPDGIDGYFENVGGDILNAVMDRMNPFGRIAVCGMISGYNGEQVPLKKPSLILTMRLKIEGFIIGEQPEIWPQALQELGAGVASGELKHHEVVTEGIENAPQAFMDLLSGKHFGKQLVKLHP